A genomic segment from Halorubrum depositum encodes:
- a CDS encoding V-type ATP synthase subunit C codes for MSAVGSSNPEYVVARVRARRGSLYGDEEYRKLTRMGPAEIARFMEESSYGREINALGSRHGGVDLIEYALNRNLAQQFEGILEWSEGTLYDQIARYLRKFDAWNVKTVIRGVYTDADQSDIEVDLIRAGEFDDRLIRRLLEADSIDAVVEVLEDTIYGPPLREAYAEYEETDVLVPLENAVDRAFYERLLSGLGNDEPTRQYEAFLKAEVDFRNATNALRLARSGADIDPAAYFIEGGELFTRGSLARLARNLDELVEYIADSQYADELGPALRELEEADSLIAFEHATDAALLAYGDRLGTIHPVSVTPVISYILAKEREVENIRAIARGKEAGLSADEIESELVIT; via the coding sequence ATGAGCGCCGTCGGGAGCTCGAACCCGGAGTACGTCGTCGCGCGGGTTCGCGCCCGCCGCGGCAGCCTCTACGGGGACGAGGAGTACCGCAAGCTGACCCGCATGGGTCCGGCGGAGATCGCCCGGTTCATGGAGGAGTCCAGCTACGGCCGTGAGATCAACGCCCTCGGGAGCCGCCACGGCGGCGTGGACCTCATCGAGTACGCGCTGAACCGGAACCTCGCACAGCAGTTCGAGGGGATCTTAGAGTGGAGCGAGGGAACGCTGTACGACCAGATAGCCCGCTACCTCCGCAAGTTCGACGCGTGGAACGTGAAGACGGTCATCCGCGGCGTCTACACGGACGCGGACCAGTCCGACATCGAGGTCGACCTGATCCGCGCCGGGGAGTTCGACGACCGTCTGATCCGGCGCCTGCTGGAGGCCGACTCGATCGACGCCGTCGTCGAGGTGCTGGAGGACACGATCTACGGGCCGCCGCTCCGCGAGGCGTACGCCGAGTACGAGGAGACGGACGTGCTGGTCCCCCTCGAGAACGCCGTCGACCGCGCGTTCTACGAGCGGCTCCTCTCGGGGCTCGGCAACGACGAGCCGACCCGACAGTACGAGGCGTTCCTCAAGGCGGAGGTCGACTTCCGGAACGCGACCAACGCCCTCCGGCTCGCCCGGTCGGGCGCGGACATCGACCCCGCCGCGTACTTCATCGAGGGCGGCGAGCTCTTTACTCGCGGGTCGCTCGCGCGGCTCGCGCGGAACCTCGACGAGCTCGTGGAGTACATCGCGGACAGCCAGTACGCCGACGAGCTCGGCCCGGCGCTGCGCGAACTCGAGGAGGCGGACAGCCTCATCGCGTTCGAGCACGCGACCGACGCCGCGCTGCTGGCGTACGGCGACCGGCTCGGGACGATCCACCCGGTGTCGGTCACCCCGGTCATCTCCTACATCCTCGCGAAGGAGCGCGAGGTGGAGAACATCCGGGCGATCGCCCGCGGGAAGGAGGCCGGGCTGTCGGCCGACGAGATCGAATCGGAGCTGGTGATAACATGA
- a CDS encoding V-type ATP synthase subunit E, with the protein MSLDTVVEDVRDEARARAEEIREAAESEADEIVAEAETDAERIREERLAEVDRQIDQEREQTLSSAKLEAKQERLGARRDVLEDVRDDVEAAIEGLDDDRRRELTETLLDASLAEFDDDEDVAVYTRAEDVELLEELVADRNAEVDGEVDCLGGVVAESDTSRVRVNNTFDSVLESVWDDELKNISERLFDQ; encoded by the coding sequence ATGAGTTTGGACACTGTCGTTGAGGACGTTCGAGACGAAGCCCGCGCGCGTGCAGAGGAGATCCGCGAAGCGGCGGAGTCCGAGGCGGACGAGATCGTCGCCGAGGCGGAGACCGACGCCGAGCGCATCCGCGAGGAGCGGCTCGCGGAGGTCGACCGACAGATCGACCAGGAGCGCGAGCAGACGCTCTCGTCGGCCAAGCTCGAGGCCAAACAGGAACGGCTCGGCGCCCGCCGCGACGTCCTCGAAGACGTCCGCGACGACGTCGAGGCCGCCATCGAGGGGCTCGACGACGACCGCCGGCGCGAGCTGACCGAGACGCTGCTCGACGCGAGCCTCGCGGAGTTCGACGACGACGAGGACGTCGCCGTCTACACCCGCGCCGAGGACGTCGAGCTCCTCGAGGAGCTCGTCGCGGACCGCAACGCCGAGGTCGACGGCGAGGTCGACTGTCTCGGCGGCGTGGTCGCCGAGAGCGACACCTCTCGCGTTCGCGTGAACAACACGTTCGACTCGGTCCTGGAGTCCGTCTGGGACGACGAGTTGAAGAACATCTCGGAGCGGCTGTTCGACCAATGA
- a CDS encoding ATP synthase subunit K: MLEATNALGNAVLSTGGTLTDPSAAAALAVGLAALGAGYAERGIGSAAVGAMAEDDDLFVNGLILTVLPETIVILALVVVFIV, translated from the coding sequence ATGCTTGAAGCTACCAACGCACTCGGGAACGCCGTACTGTCCACCGGAGGAACACTGACTGATCCGAGCGCCGCCGCGGCGCTCGCCGTCGGTCTCGCGGCCCTCGGTGCCGGCTACGCAGAGCGTGGGATCGGCTCGGCCGCCGTCGGCGCGATGGCCGAGGACGACGACCTCTTCGTCAACGGGCTCATCCTGACGGTCCTTCCCGAGACGATCGTTATCCTCGCACTCGTCGTCGTCTTCATCGTCTAA
- a CDS encoding V-type ATP synthase subunit I, protein MSKVSVTGSKRVIDDVIEAAYAHHSLHVTDYDERYEGFEPGESLEGAETVNERLVTVRSLESVLDVEGDEADAVRALDDEELERELEDVRERVNALNDRRDELQAEIRDREEEIDRMEPFADLGIELDLLRGYDSLEVVVGEAKPDAVEATLADADGIDAYEVFAGSDVVAIFAKPAEGAEAGVLQDSLVGVDIALLEVPEADASPADYVAELEREREELRADLESVEADLADVKEEAAGFLLRAEEQLTIEAEKKEAPLSFATTENAFVAEGWIPTDAYPDFEAAIADAVGDHVEVEELERASFTPDGDHHTEAVGGDGGGSASATDDAADATTEKAAATDGGHAMHGDDEPPVVQDNGSAAGPFELLVQGFGRPKYSEFDPTLLVFLTFPLMFGFMIGDVGYGVLYAAIGYFMYSRYDGTFRELGAVAMWAGGFTILFGIYFGIDVFGYHAYQLLPGDVHWPVAGKGLSPADLDWALSFLIVSVLFGIVHLNVGHALSFVSNYQQHDLKHALYEGGSWLLLLNGAWIWIFSQHLPGPKPDFLFESFSILTFGAVSFAGFPVAVGIGGVVAAGLGVVLLAIGEPPELAEVLSPIVNVISYARIMAVLLAKGGMALAVNLLAFGAYIDGGGDGSFHFIFTPEYLSYVQEHSVANGGEYELVFAGLTTAFEPGLVGVIALLAGIAVAFVGHVVVLLLGVTSAGIQAVRLEYVEFFGKFYEGGGETYLPFGYDREYTADDR, encoded by the coding sequence ATGAGCAAGGTGTCGGTGACGGGCTCGAAGCGCGTCATCGACGACGTCATCGAGGCGGCGTACGCGCACCACTCGCTGCACGTCACGGACTACGACGAGCGCTACGAGGGGTTCGAGCCCGGCGAGTCGCTCGAAGGCGCCGAGACGGTGAACGAGCGGCTCGTCACCGTCCGCTCGCTGGAGAGCGTGCTCGACGTCGAGGGCGACGAGGCCGACGCGGTCCGCGCGCTCGACGACGAGGAGCTCGAACGCGAGCTCGAAGACGTCCGAGAGCGCGTCAACGCGCTCAACGACCGGCGGGACGAGCTCCAGGCCGAGATCCGCGACCGCGAGGAGGAGATCGATCGGATGGAGCCGTTCGCGGACCTCGGCATCGAGCTCGACCTGCTCCGCGGCTACGACTCGCTGGAGGTCGTCGTCGGCGAGGCCAAGCCCGACGCGGTCGAGGCGACGCTCGCCGACGCCGACGGGATCGACGCCTACGAGGTGTTCGCCGGGAGCGACGTCGTGGCGATCTTCGCGAAGCCCGCCGAGGGGGCCGAGGCGGGGGTCCTGCAGGACTCGCTCGTCGGCGTCGACATCGCGCTGCTGGAGGTCCCCGAGGCCGACGCCAGCCCCGCCGACTACGTCGCGGAGCTGGAGCGCGAGCGCGAGGAGCTGCGGGCCGACCTCGAGTCGGTCGAGGCCGACCTCGCCGACGTGAAGGAGGAGGCGGCCGGCTTCCTGCTTCGCGCCGAGGAGCAGCTCACCATCGAGGCCGAGAAGAAGGAGGCGCCGCTCTCGTTCGCGACCACGGAGAACGCGTTCGTCGCCGAGGGGTGGATCCCCACGGACGCCTACCCCGACTTCGAGGCGGCCATCGCCGACGCCGTCGGCGACCACGTCGAGGTCGAGGAGCTCGAGCGCGCCTCGTTCACGCCCGACGGCGACCACCACACCGAGGCGGTGGGCGGCGACGGGGGCGGCTCCGCGAGCGCGACCGACGACGCGGCGGACGCGACAACCGAGAAGGCGGCCGCCACCGACGGCGGCCACGCGATGCACGGCGACGACGAGCCGCCGGTCGTCCAGGACAACGGGAGCGCGGCGGGCCCGTTCGAGCTGCTCGTGCAGGGGTTCGGCCGGCCGAAGTACTCGGAGTTCGACCCGACGCTCCTCGTGTTCCTCACGTTCCCGCTCATGTTCGGGTTCATGATCGGCGACGTCGGCTACGGCGTCCTCTACGCCGCGATCGGCTACTTCATGTACAGCCGATACGACGGCACCTTCCGCGAGCTCGGCGCCGTCGCGATGTGGGCCGGCGGCTTCACGATCCTGTTCGGGATCTACTTCGGGATCGACGTGTTCGGCTACCACGCCTACCAGCTGCTGCCCGGTGACGTCCACTGGCCGGTCGCCGGGAAGGGGCTCTCGCCGGCCGACCTCGACTGGGCGCTGTCGTTCCTCATCGTGAGCGTGCTGTTCGGGATCGTTCACCTGAACGTGGGTCACGCCCTCTCGTTCGTGAGCAACTACCAGCAGCACGACCTCAAACACGCGCTGTACGAGGGCGGGTCGTGGCTGCTGCTGCTCAACGGCGCGTGGATCTGGATCTTCAGCCAGCACCTGCCGGGTCCGAAGCCCGACTTCCTCTTCGAGTCGTTCTCGATTCTCACCTTCGGGGCGGTGTCGTTCGCCGGCTTCCCGGTCGCGGTCGGGATCGGCGGGGTCGTCGCCGCCGGACTCGGCGTGGTGCTGCTCGCGATCGGCGAGCCGCCGGAGCTCGCCGAGGTGCTCTCGCCGATCGTCAACGTCATCTCGTACGCCCGGATCATGGCGGTGCTGCTCGCGAAGGGCGGGATGGCGCTCGCGGTGAACCTGCTCGCGTTCGGCGCGTACATCGACGGCGGCGGCGACGGGAGCTTCCACTTCATCTTCACGCCGGAGTACCTCTCGTACGTTCAGGAGCACTCCGTCGCGAACGGCGGCGAGTACGAGCTCGTCTTCGCCGGGCTGACGACGGCGTTCGAGCCCGGCCTCGTCGGCGTCATCGCGCTCCTCGCCGGCATCGCGGTGGCGTTCGTCGGCCACGTCGTGGTCCTCCTGCTCGGCGTCACGTCGGCCGGCATCCAGGCCGTGCGTCTCGAGTACGTCGAGTTCTTCGGGAAGTTCTACGAGGGCGGCGGGGAGACGTACCTCCCGTTCGGCTACGACCGGGAGTACACCGCCGACGATCGGTAG
- the ahaH gene encoding ATP synthase archaeal subunit H, with product MARPEVLDRIKEAEREADEIIAEAESDADERLAEARERAEAIREEAAEEAESEAEARLEAAREEIEERREEILESGRSDRDELEREARERVDSAVDYAVERFEEAVNQQAEEAVDAQA from the coding sequence ATGGCCAGACCAGAGGTGCTCGACCGGATCAAGGAGGCTGAACGGGAGGCGGACGAGATCATCGCGGAGGCGGAATCGGACGCCGACGAGCGCCTCGCCGAGGCTCGGGAGCGCGCGGAGGCGATCCGCGAGGAGGCCGCGGAGGAGGCGGAGTCCGAGGCCGAAGCGCGGCTCGAAGCGGCCCGCGAGGAGATCGAGGAACGCCGCGAGGAGATCCTCGAGTCGGGTCGGTCCGACCGCGACGAGCTCGAACGCGAGGCCCGCGAGCGCGTGGATTCGGCCGTCGACTACGCAGTCGAACGGTTCGAGGAAGCGGTGAACCAACAGGCCGAGGAGGCGGTGGATGCTCAGGCCTGA
- a CDS encoding nucleotide-binding protein, translating into MATVYAVASAKGGVGKTTTTAAMATILAGSGADVVAIDADIGMANLAGALGVTPGETTLHDVLAGRADPLDAVHEGPEGLRVVPGSDDLDAYASADPAGLGDVVDAFEGADYVLVDAGAGLSHDSSLPLAIADETLLVSTAERSALGDTEKTRQLAERLGGEVAGAAITRVDPDADPDEVGADGLGDVGGVLDAPVLGRIPEDDAVVRAATANSPLPTFAPDAPATRAYRDLTRALTGATVEGAGVGESGGTDEAGEADEDEEADDSAETDDTDEEDDAHEAEDAEATAESEDGPADDAGDPVDADEDIIVADAESGGLSDPGDEEEIIVADEGPVPEEGDADAGATGETETVGEERVDGDDLEAMIEEDADEAEAFDDESAADDSGLDDESTADDVEEATPEDTEEATADDEEATDGTEVDEAEADEVSEVDEAETDEAEEADPDDELAGSVPFRDDDTGGMNTVLSEGDGDAEETEDAESETADDGEKDDDERDDGSGGGFFSRLFGR; encoded by the coding sequence ATGGCAACGGTGTATGCGGTCGCGTCGGCGAAAGGTGGGGTCGGGAAGACCACCACGACCGCGGCGATGGCGACGATCCTGGCGGGCTCAGGCGCCGACGTCGTCGCGATCGACGCCGACATCGGTATGGCGAACCTCGCGGGCGCGCTGGGCGTGACGCCCGGCGAGACGACGCTCCACGACGTGCTCGCGGGGCGAGCCGACCCGCTCGACGCGGTCCACGAGGGGCCCGAGGGGCTCCGCGTCGTCCCCGGTTCGGACGACCTCGACGCGTACGCGTCGGCGGACCCGGCCGGACTCGGCGACGTGGTCGACGCCTTCGAGGGCGCCGACTACGTCCTCGTCGACGCCGGCGCGGGGCTCTCGCACGACTCCAGCCTCCCGCTCGCGATCGCCGACGAGACGCTGCTCGTCTCGACCGCCGAGCGGAGCGCCCTCGGCGACACCGAGAAGACCCGACAGCTCGCCGAGCGGCTCGGCGGCGAAGTCGCCGGCGCCGCGATCACCCGCGTCGACCCCGACGCCGACCCCGACGAGGTCGGCGCCGACGGGCTCGGCGACGTCGGAGGCGTGCTCGACGCGCCGGTCCTCGGCCGGATCCCGGAGGACGACGCGGTGGTGCGGGCGGCGACCGCGAACAGCCCGCTCCCGACGTTCGCGCCGGACGCGCCCGCCACCCGTGCCTACCGGGACCTCACGCGGGCCCTGACGGGCGCGACCGTCGAGGGCGCCGGGGTCGGCGAGTCCGGCGGGACCGACGAGGCCGGCGAGGCCGACGAAGACGAGGAAGCGGACGACTCCGCGGAGACCGATGACACCGACGAGGAGGACGACGCCCACGAGGCGGAAGACGCCGAGGCGACCGCCGAGTCCGAAGACGGGCCGGCGGACGACGCCGGAGACCCCGTTGACGCCGACGAGGACATCATCGTCGCCGACGCCGAGTCGGGCGGGCTGAGCGATCCGGGCGACGAGGAGGAGATCATCGTCGCCGACGAGGGCCCCGTCCCGGAGGAGGGCGACGCGGACGCGGGGGCGACCGGCGAGACGGAGACCGTCGGCGAGGAGCGCGTCGACGGCGACGACCTCGAGGCGATGATCGAGGAGGACGCGGACGAGGCCGAGGCGTTCGACGACGAGTCCGCGGCGGACGACTCCGGCCTCGACGACGAGTCCACGGCTGACGACGTCGAAGAGGCGACGCCGGAGGACACCGAAGAAGCGACCGCAGACGACGAGGAAGCGACCGACGGTACGGAGGTTGACGAGGCAGAGGCCGACGAGGTCTCGGAGGTTGACGAGGCAGAGACCGACGAGGCGGAAGAGGCCGATCCGGACGACGAGCTCGCGGGGAGCGTCCCGTTCCGCGACGACGACACCGGCGGTATGAACACCGTGCTCTCCGAGGGCGACGGAGACGCGGAGGAGACGGAGGACGCGGAGAGCGAGACGGCGGACGACGGCGAGAAGGACGACGATGAGAGGGACGACGGCAGCGGCGGCGGCTTCTTCAGTCGGCTGTTCGGGCGGTAG
- a CDS encoding transcriptional regulator — protein MSRTALIENVTAMLEDAGFLVSDRCAVRPKSFDVAARRDEDLLLLKILGNVDALDAETGAEMRRLGEYLRATPMVIGIRTRDEELKPGVVYFRHGVPVINPDTGYDLFVEGMPPLIYAAPGGLYVSLDGDLLADEREERGWSLGRLATELGVSRRTVSKYEDGMNASIEVAIQLEELFNEPFSSPVDVLEGADEVRDADPTPSAPETHPDDEHVLHVLTNAGFTVHPTARAPFKAVSEDEQRAETRVLTGHSAFTPAAEKRARIMSSIGEVARTRSVYFTEEDEKRESVDGTALVSCEELAGITDPEEIRELIRDRAEAPSEA, from the coding sequence ATGTCCCGGACTGCGCTGATCGAAAACGTCACCGCGATGCTGGAGGACGCGGGCTTCCTCGTCAGCGACCGGTGTGCGGTCCGGCCCAAGAGCTTCGACGTGGCGGCCCGGCGCGACGAGGACCTCCTCCTCTTGAAGATCCTCGGCAACGTCGACGCACTGGACGCGGAGACCGGCGCGGAGATGCGCCGGCTCGGCGAGTACCTGCGGGCGACGCCGATGGTGATCGGGATCCGGACCCGCGACGAGGAGCTGAAGCCCGGCGTCGTCTACTTCCGGCACGGCGTCCCGGTGATCAACCCCGACACGGGGTACGACCTGTTCGTCGAGGGGATGCCGCCGCTCATCTACGCGGCGCCCGGCGGGCTCTACGTGAGCCTCGACGGTGACCTCCTCGCCGACGAGCGCGAGGAGCGCGGCTGGTCGCTCGGTCGGCTCGCGACCGAGCTCGGCGTCTCCCGGCGCACCGTCTCGAAGTACGAGGACGGGATGAACGCCTCCATCGAGGTCGCGATCCAGCTGGAGGAGCTGTTCAACGAGCCGTTCTCCAGCCCGGTCGACGTGCTGGAGGGGGCAGACGAGGTGCGCGACGCCGACCCGACCCCCTCGGCGCCCGAGACTCACCCCGACGACGAGCACGTCCTCCACGTGCTCACCAACGCCGGCTTCACGGTCCACCCGACCGCCCGTGCACCGTTCAAGGCGGTCTCGGAGGACGAGCAGCGCGCCGAGACCCGCGTGCTCACCGGCCACTCGGCGTTCACCCCCGCCGCGGAGAAGCGCGCGCGGATCATGTCCTCGATCGGCGAGGTCGCCCGCACGCGCTCCGTCTACTTCACCGAGGAGGACGAGAAACGCGAGTCGGTCGACGGCACCGCGCTAGTCTCCTGCGAGGAGCTCGCGGGCATCACCGACCCCGAGGAGATCCGCGAGCTCATCCGCGACCGGGCGGAGGCTCCCTCCGAGGCCTGA
- a CDS encoding tRNA(Ile)(2)-agmatinylcytidine synthase → MPIVAVDDTDSRERGMCTTYVGARLAERLEAAGGRVRRRLLVRLNPAVKHKTRGNAAVAVHVSEVDPAAAFDLAAEAVREFAAVDDPRTSPGVVVADVDVAGDPFAPVAPADPSEDAGDASATPSRIPDAVADFARRALRHRIGIDEALDLAEAHGYRHAAFGAGGETEAAAVAGRGRIGALAAVGAPAASDDWTAERISYRELDRCGTPRDVDVESVFAAADAGYPTVWDTVDRETGAPVCVPNAPGPILHGIRGDDPATCREVAEAIESEPVERAATFLTNQGTDAHLVPGRIGALRDGAGYRVAGAVTGEPETKRGGHVHVDVAAPGANEGDDAGATDDDTARLRCVAFAPTGRFRDRVRALRPGDRVTLCGEHERRGSARGNARKPEAGGPTATLKLEKFAVRDLVRTEPAVPTCPGCGRSMSSAGRGQGYRCRDCDTAAPGKVDREVDRDLEPGWYEVPPSARRHVAKPLVRGGFDAPIHPER, encoded by the coding sequence ATGCCCATCGTCGCCGTCGACGACACCGACTCCCGCGAGCGCGGGATGTGCACGACGTACGTCGGCGCGCGGCTCGCGGAGCGCCTCGAAGCGGCCGGGGGGCGGGTCCGCCGCCGGCTCCTCGTCCGGCTGAACCCCGCCGTGAAACACAAGACGCGCGGGAACGCCGCCGTCGCGGTCCACGTCTCCGAAGTCGACCCGGCGGCGGCGTTCGACCTCGCCGCGGAGGCGGTCCGGGAGTTCGCCGCGGTCGACGACCCGCGGACCTCCCCGGGCGTCGTCGTCGCCGACGTCGACGTCGCGGGGGACCCGTTCGCGCCGGTCGCCCCCGCCGACCCCTCGGAGGACGCCGGCGACGCATCGGCGACGCCGTCGCGGATCCCCGACGCCGTCGCCGACTTCGCCCGCCGCGCGCTCCGGCACCGGATCGGGATCGACGAGGCCCTCGACCTCGCCGAGGCGCACGGCTACCGGCACGCCGCGTTCGGGGCGGGCGGGGAGACAGAGGCGGCGGCCGTCGCCGGTCGCGGGCGGATCGGCGCGCTCGCCGCGGTCGGCGCCCCGGCCGCGTCCGACGACTGGACGGCGGAGCGCATCTCCTACCGCGAACTGGACCGCTGCGGGACCCCCCGCGACGTCGACGTCGAGAGCGTCTTCGCCGCGGCCGACGCGGGGTACCCGACCGTCTGGGACACCGTCGACCGCGAGACGGGCGCGCCAGTCTGCGTCCCCAACGCCCCCGGCCCGATCCTCCACGGGATCCGCGGCGACGACCCGGCGACGTGCAGAGAGGTCGCCGAGGCGATCGAGAGCGAGCCGGTCGAGCGCGCCGCGACCTTCCTCACGAACCAGGGCACCGACGCCCACCTCGTGCCCGGCCGGATCGGCGCCCTCCGCGACGGCGCGGGCTACCGCGTCGCTGGCGCGGTCACAGGGGAACCGGAGACGAAACGGGGGGGTCACGTCCACGTCGACGTGGCGGCGCCGGGGGCGAACGAGGGCGACGACGCCGGCGCGACCGATGACGACACGGCCCGCCTCAGGTGCGTCGCCTTCGCGCCGACCGGCCGCTTCCGCGACCGCGTGCGCGCCCTTCGACCCGGCGACCGGGTGACCCTGTGCGGCGAGCACGAGCGGCGCGGCTCAGCGAGAGGCAACGCGAGGAAACCAGAGGCAGGGGGACCGACCGCGACGCTCAAACTGGAGAAGTTCGCGGTTCGCGACCTCGTGCGGACCGAGCCGGCGGTGCCGACCTGCCCGGGCTGCGGGCGGTCGATGTCGTCGGCGGGGCGGGGACAGGGGTACCGCTGCCGTGACTGCGACACCGCCGCGCCCGGGAAGGTCGACCGCGAGGTCGACCGCGACCTGGAGCCCGGCTGGTACGAGGTACCCCCGAGCGCCCGGCGCCACGTCGCGAAGCCGCTCGTGCGGGGCGGGTTCGACGCGCCGATCCACCCGGAGCGGTGA
- a CDS encoding VOC family protein: MSGIVFHGTENRVGVVDFYREELDAETWLEQPDCTILRHDNLLFGFCDRDETETCGTFTFVYPDREAVDDVRECLVEASDCRDDESAPGAVEEPRENERYDIYQFFAEDPDGRTVECQAFLGDDVEPI, translated from the coding sequence ATGTCCGGGATCGTCTTCCACGGAACGGAGAACCGAGTCGGCGTCGTCGACTTCTACCGCGAGGAACTGGACGCCGAGACGTGGCTCGAACAGCCCGACTGCACGATTCTCCGCCACGATAACCTCCTGTTCGGCTTCTGCGACCGCGACGAGACCGAGACGTGCGGGACGTTCACATTCGTCTACCCCGACCGCGAGGCGGTCGACGACGTGCGGGAGTGCCTCGTCGAGGCGAGCGACTGCCGGGACGACGAGAGCGCGCCCGGCGCGGTCGAGGAACCGAGGGAGAACGAGCGGTACGACATCTACCAGTTCTTCGCCGAGGACCCCGACGGCCGGACCGTCGAGTGTCAGGCGTTCCTCGGCGACGACGTGGAACCGATTTAA
- a CDS encoding DUF7543 family protein: MNWSLGREDDTITEWERSDGYATVRVRERADGGFVVRLDVMEQAADASAYERERFDDRETALDRAAEWREERALDD; encoded by the coding sequence ATGAACTGGTCTCTGGGACGCGAGGACGACACGATCACCGAGTGGGAGCGCTCCGACGGCTACGCGACGGTCCGCGTCCGCGAGCGCGCCGACGGCGGGTTCGTCGTCCGCCTCGACGTGATGGAACAGGCCGCCGACGCGTCGGCCTACGAGCGCGAGCGCTTCGACGACCGCGAGACCGCGCTCGACCGCGCCGCTGAGTGGCGCGAGGAGCGGGCGCTCGACGACTGA
- a CDS encoding aminopeptidase P family protein, with translation MADDIHADRRARAAERLRAVDADELVCFPSRNLQYLTGFDEEPSERHFLLAVPAAENGNGGADGGDATGDGNAPALLVPSLYESQVREETSVADVRTWADGDDPVAAARDLLADRGLREGRLLVDDAMWATFTQDLRAAAPDATWGLASEALADLRVRKDAAELAALREAAAAADATVRDLRELGADAVGTTERELAEWIADRLAAHGGTGVSFETIVGSGPNGAKPHHGHGDREIRAGEPVVLDFGTRVDGYPSDQTRTLVFDGDPPAEYERVHETVREAQAAAVDAVEPGVTAAAVDRAAREVIEAAGYGDAFVHRTGHGVGLDVHEEPYLVAGNERELEPGMVFSVEPGVYLDGRFGCRIEDLVVVTADGRERLNDTDRGWR, from the coding sequence ATGGCCGACGACATCCACGCGGACCGACGGGCGCGCGCCGCCGAGCGGCTCCGAGCGGTCGACGCCGACGAGCTCGTCTGCTTCCCGAGCCGGAACCTCCAGTACCTCACCGGATTCGACGAGGAGCCGAGCGAGCGGCACTTCCTGCTCGCGGTGCCGGCGGCGGAGAACGGGAACGGGGGCGCCGACGGAGGCGACGCGACGGGCGACGGGAACGCGCCCGCCCTCCTCGTCCCGTCGCTGTACGAATCGCAGGTGCGCGAGGAGACGAGCGTCGCCGACGTGCGGACGTGGGCCGACGGCGACGATCCGGTCGCGGCCGCGCGCGACCTGCTCGCCGACCGCGGCCTCCGCGAGGGGCGCCTGCTCGTCGACGACGCGATGTGGGCGACGTTCACCCAGGACCTCCGGGCGGCGGCGCCGGACGCGACGTGGGGACTCGCGAGCGAGGCCCTCGCCGACCTCCGGGTCCGCAAGGACGCCGCGGAGCTGGCGGCGCTGCGCGAGGCGGCCGCCGCCGCGGACGCGACCGTCCGCGACCTCCGCGAGCTGGGCGCCGACGCGGTCGGGACGACGGAGCGCGAGCTCGCCGAGTGGATCGCCGACCGGCTGGCCGCGCACGGGGGGACCGGCGTCTCGTTCGAGACGATCGTGGGGTCCGGTCCGAACGGCGCGAAGCCGCACCACGGCCACGGTGACCGCGAGATCCGGGCAGGCGAGCCCGTCGTGCTCGACTTCGGGACGCGCGTCGACGGCTACCCCTCCGACCAGACGCGCACGCTCGTCTTCGACGGTGACCCACCCGCGGAGTACGAGCGCGTCCACGAGACGGTCCGGGAGGCGCAGGCGGCCGCGGTCGACGCCGTCGAGCCGGGCGTCACGGCCGCCGCGGTCGACCGGGCCGCGCGCGAGGTGATCGAGGCGGCGGGGTACGGCGACGCGTTCGTCCACCGGACCGGCCACGGGGTCGGGCTCGACGTCCACGAGGAGCCGTATCTCGTCGCGGGCAACGAGCGCGAGCTCGAGCCGGGGATGGTCTTCTCCGTCGAACCGGGTGTGTACCTCGACGGGCGGTTCGGCTGCCGGATCGAAGACCTCGTCGTCGTCACGGCCGACGGTCGGGAGCGCCTGAACGACACCGACCGCGGCTGGCGGTGA
- a CDS encoding DUF5789 family protein, translated as MSDNDEAEESEPAVELGEGPDVAGEPIARVASRLTWPAKRSDVAAQEGDATVRSPNGARDLDDVLADSDVPLFESRSEFVAEVEELVGRGPVATE; from the coding sequence ATGAGCGACAACGACGAGGCCGAGGAGAGCGAACCGGCCGTCGAGCTCGGCGAGGGACCGGACGTGGCGGGCGAGCCGATCGCCCGCGTCGCGTCCCGGCTCACGTGGCCCGCGAAGCGCAGCGACGTCGCCGCACAGGAGGGCGACGCGACGGTCCGGAGCCCGAACGGCGCTCGCGATCTCGACGACGTCCTCGCGGACTCCGACGTGCCGCTGTTCGAGAGCCGCAGCGAGTTCGTTGCGGAGGTCGAGGAGCTCGTCGGGCGCGGTCCGGTCGCGACCGAGTAG